One window from the genome of Bradyrhizobium xenonodulans encodes:
- the xth gene encoding exodeoxyribonuclease III, with protein sequence MPIRVATWNVNSVRQRIDLLLTWLKECQPDIVCLQEIKCVDEAFPRLEIEALGYNVVTHGQKTFNGVALLSKLKFDETKTGLAGDDEDAHARFLEGVVTLKSGVMRIACLYLPNGNPVGTEKYPYKLKWMSRLLEYSKQRLKTEEPLILAGDFNVIPHARDVHNPAAWTEDALFKPETRESFQSLLGLGLTDALRAVTDEPGLYTFWDYQAGAWQKNHGLRIDHLLLSPQASDRLANVGIDSYVRAWEKPSDHVPVWADLDLEAA encoded by the coding sequence ATGCCCATCAGAGTTGCCACCTGGAACGTCAATTCGGTCCGGCAGCGGATCGACCTGCTGCTGACCTGGCTGAAGGAGTGCCAGCCGGACATCGTCTGCCTTCAGGAGATCAAATGCGTCGACGAAGCGTTCCCGCGGCTTGAGATCGAGGCGCTGGGCTACAACGTGGTTACCCACGGGCAGAAGACGTTCAACGGCGTCGCCCTGCTCTCGAAGCTCAAGTTCGACGAGACCAAAACGGGGCTCGCCGGCGACGACGAGGACGCCCATGCGCGCTTCCTCGAGGGCGTGGTGACACTCAAGTCTGGCGTGATGCGCATCGCCTGCCTCTATCTGCCCAATGGCAACCCGGTCGGGACCGAAAAATATCCCTACAAGCTCAAATGGATGTCGCGGCTTCTTGAGTATTCGAAGCAGCGCCTCAAGACCGAGGAGCCGCTGATCCTCGCAGGCGATTTCAACGTGATCCCGCATGCCCGCGACGTCCATAATCCCGCCGCCTGGACCGAGGACGCGCTGTTCAAGCCGGAGACGCGGGAGAGCTTTCAGTCCCTGCTCGGCCTCGGCCTGACCGACGCCTTGCGCGCCGTCACCGACGAACCCGGGCTCTACACCTTCTGGGATTACCAGGCCGGCGCCTGGCAGAAGAACCATGGCCTGCGCATCGATCATCTGCTGCTGTCGCCACAGGCCAGCGACCGGCTCGCCAATGTCGGGATCGACAGCTATGTGCGGGCCTGGGAGAAGCCGTCGGACCACGTGCCGGTGTGGGCGGATCTGGATCTCGAGGCGGCGTAA
- a CDS encoding hybrid sensor histidine kinase/response regulator gives MGWPDKSMKASEPGDGLIGAFLYWLGGFEIEDGLTAGLSGRELRRIRAKQIDAVTQAIPVTMAVTMLNVVIVLILFWGRGWNDFLAIWGMTLAVTASLAVRAWRRSHQNPPQEASPRAARQMLRQAFFLAAIWGTLPLALFSRVEPTSQLILACLMVGMMSGGAFTLSTFPRAGLVYLATVTVACTGALLSCGTGPYLMTAVFLLLFAFFMARNIVSQGNLFLGNLKAQLELERQTEIISLLLKDFQENASDWLWQTDAEGHLVDVPQRFADVAQLPLPLLKGSHFADVLDMLCPDEKGAAYNVVGLMEHAEPLHEMNLKVVAGGEARLWSLTAKPAYDRDGQFLGYRGFGRDVTERWRAEKAEAESRAKSDFLAVMSHEIRTPMNGVLGLASMLLETKLDPEQQEAVTTIRESGDNLQRILNDILDLSKLEAGRFAFEAIDFAPQALVETVANVARASAKSKGLVVKVEPDPNLPPTLRGDVARIRQVLLNLASNAVKFTDDGEVTISAVCQARRDLLATVEWTVTDSGIGIAPEKLGELFSDFAQADASISRRFGGTGLGLAISRRIIEQMGGTIGVTSTPCEGSTFRFTLVLPWSQAQASGQAVGRDEADELQARIAELDRPLKVLVAEDDAVNRMVVSKMLGAFDVELRVVTDGVQAVEAVSEADYDVVLMDVRMPDMDGLAATRAIRAQGERFEALPIVALTANAFPEDVKICREAGMSDFLAKPLRKPALAAALLRALDGYAMSEDAPLQPELMPVDVEWTDEERQMTGG, from the coding sequence ATGGGATGGCCGGACAAATCCATGAAGGCAAGCGAGCCGGGCGACGGCCTGATCGGCGCGTTCCTGTACTGGCTCGGCGGCTTCGAGATCGAGGACGGCCTGACCGCCGGTCTCAGCGGGCGCGAGCTGCGCCGCATCCGCGCCAAGCAGATCGATGCGGTGACGCAGGCAATCCCGGTGACGATGGCCGTCACCATGCTCAACGTCGTCATCGTGCTGATCCTGTTCTGGGGCAGGGGCTGGAACGACTTCCTCGCGATCTGGGGCATGACCCTCGCCGTCACCGCCTCGCTCGCCGTGCGCGCATGGCGGCGGTCGCATCAGAACCCGCCGCAGGAAGCCTCGCCGCGCGCCGCGCGGCAGATGCTGCGGCAGGCCTTCTTCCTCGCCGCGATCTGGGGCACGCTGCCGCTCGCGCTGTTCAGCCGCGTCGAGCCGACCAGCCAGCTCATCCTGGCCTGTCTGATGGTCGGCATGATGTCCGGCGGCGCCTTCACGCTCTCGACCTTCCCGCGCGCCGGCCTCGTCTATCTCGCCACCGTGACGGTCGCCTGCACCGGCGCGCTGTTGTCGTGCGGCACCGGGCCGTATCTGATGACCGCGGTGTTCCTGCTGCTGTTCGCGTTCTTCATGGCGCGCAACATCGTCTCGCAAGGCAATCTGTTCCTCGGCAATCTCAAGGCCCAGCTCGAGCTTGAACGGCAGACCGAGATCATCTCGTTGCTGCTGAAAGACTTCCAGGAGAACGCCAGCGACTGGCTGTGGCAGACCGACGCCGAGGGACATCTCGTCGATGTGCCCCAGCGCTTCGCCGACGTCGCCCAACTGCCGCTTCCGCTCCTGAAGGGATCGCACTTCGCCGACGTGCTCGACATGCTCTGCCCCGACGAAAAGGGCGCGGCTTACAACGTCGTCGGCCTGATGGAGCATGCCGAACCGCTGCACGAGATGAACCTCAAGGTCGTCGCCGGCGGCGAGGCGCGGCTGTGGTCGCTCACCGCGAAGCCGGCTTATGACCGTGACGGGCAATTTTTGGGCTATCGTGGCTTCGGCCGCGACGTCACCGAGCGCTGGCGCGCGGAGAAGGCCGAGGCCGAGAGCCGCGCCAAGTCCGACTTTCTGGCTGTGATGAGCCACGAGATCCGCACGCCCATGAACGGCGTGCTCGGGCTGGCCAGCATGCTGCTGGAGACCAAGCTCGATCCGGAGCAGCAAGAGGCCGTGACCACGATCCGCGAGTCCGGCGACAACCTCCAGCGCATCCTCAACGACATCCTCGACCTCTCTAAGCTCGAGGCCGGCCGCTTCGCATTCGAGGCCATCGACTTCGCGCCGCAGGCGCTGGTCGAGACGGTCGCAAATGTCGCGCGCGCGAGCGCCAAGAGCAAAGGACTGGTGGTCAAGGTCGAGCCTGATCCGAACCTGCCGCCGACGCTGCGCGGCGATGTTGCGCGCATCCGGCAGGTGCTGCTGAACCTTGCGTCCAACGCGGTGAAGTTCACCGACGACGGCGAGGTGACGATATCGGCCGTGTGTCAAGCGCGCCGCGACCTGCTGGCCACCGTCGAATGGACCGTGACCGACAGTGGCATCGGCATCGCGCCCGAGAAGCTCGGCGAGTTGTTCAGCGACTTCGCCCAGGCCGACGCCTCGATCAGCCGCCGCTTCGGCGGCACTGGGCTCGGCCTTGCAATCTCGCGGCGCATCATCGAGCAGATGGGCGGGACGATCGGTGTCACCTCGACGCCATGCGAGGGCTCGACCTTCCGCTTCACGCTGGTGCTGCCCTGGAGCCAGGCGCAAGCCTCCGGCCAGGCGGTGGGACGCGACGAGGCCGACGAACTCCAGGCGCGGATCGCCGAGCTTGACCGGCCGCTGAAGGTGCTGGTCGCCGAGGACGACGCCGTCAACCGCATGGTCGTCAGCAAGATGCTCGGTGCCTTCGACGTCGAGCTGCGCGTCGTGACCGACGGCGTGCAGGCGGTGGAAGCGGTCTCCGAGGCCGACTACGACGTCGTGCTCATGGACGTGCGCATGCCCGACATGGACGGCCTTGCCGCGACGCGCGCGATCCGCGCGCAGGGCGAGCGCTTCGAGGCCTTGCCGATCGTCGCGCTGACCGCCAACGCCTTCCCCGAGGACGTCAAGATCTGCCGCGAGGCGGGCATGTCCGACTTCCTGGCAAAGCCCTTGCGCAAGCCCGCGCTGGCCGCTGCGTTGCTGCGCGCGCTGGACGGTTACGCGATGTCGGAAGACGCGCCGTTGCAGCCGGAGCTGATGCCCGTCGATGTGGAGTGGACGGACGAGGAAAGGCAGATGACCGGCGGTTAA
- the erpA gene encoding iron-sulfur cluster insertion protein ErpA, translating to MTTDVTISDRAARRIGEILKGEGAGAMLRISVEGGGCSGFQYKFDIDHARTDDDLVIEQESAVVLVDSASQPFLAGSQVDFVDDLIGASFRVNNPNATASCGCGTSFSI from the coding sequence ATGACGACTGACGTGACCATCAGTGACCGCGCCGCACGCCGGATTGGGGAGATCCTCAAGGGCGAAGGCGCAGGCGCGATGCTGCGCATCTCCGTCGAGGGCGGCGGCTGCTCCGGCTTCCAGTACAAGTTCGACATCGACCACGCCCGCACCGACGACGATCTCGTCATCGAGCAGGAGAGCGCAGTGGTGCTGGTCGATTCCGCCTCGCAGCCGTTCCTGGCGGGCTCGCAGGTCGATTTCGTCGACGATCTGATCGGCGCCTCGTTCCGCGTCAACAATCCGAACGCCACCGCGTCCTGTGGCTGCGGGACCAGCTTCTCGATCTGA
- a CDS encoding tetratricopeptide repeat protein — MRTSRRALVAFVLGAAALSAPALAFDGSASKDATLPVVTTLPGAVATVRSKAAAVVTAPQETSLSALQYAAEGGHPGAQFMLGRMYASGNGVAQDDLRAFEYFSRIANAHAEDSPSAPQAQVVANAFVALGRYYLSGIPNSKIKADPDRAREMFSYAASYFGNADAQYDLARLYLKTPDASREDFRYGARWLGLAAQKGQHEAQALLGQMLFNGDRLPRQAARGLMWLTLARDSAGTEETWIKESYNRAFSKASDDDRAMCLQLLEQWVQGQGRR; from the coding sequence ATGCGGACATCTAGGCGTGCCTTAGTTGCGTTTGTGTTGGGGGCAGCGGCGCTGTCCGCGCCGGCGCTCGCCTTTGACGGCTCGGCCAGCAAGGACGCGACCCTCCCGGTCGTGACCACGTTGCCCGGCGCCGTGGCGACCGTGCGCAGCAAGGCGGCCGCGGTGGTGACCGCGCCCCAGGAAACCTCGCTCAGCGCCCTGCAATACGCCGCCGAAGGCGGTCATCCCGGCGCCCAGTTCATGCTTGGCCGCATGTACGCCAGCGGCAACGGCGTCGCCCAGGACGATTTGCGCGCCTTCGAATATTTCAGCCGCATCGCCAATGCACATGCCGAGGACAGCCCGTCGGCGCCGCAGGCCCAGGTCGTGGCCAACGCCTTCGTCGCGCTCGGCCGCTATTATCTCAGCGGCATCCCGAACTCGAAGATCAAGGCCGATCCGGACCGGGCGCGGGAGATGTTCTCCTACGCGGCGTCCTATTTCGGCAATGCGGATGCCCAGTACGATCTCGCCCGGCTCTACCTGAAGACGCCGGATGCCTCGCGCGAGGACTTCCGCTACGGCGCGCGCTGGCTCGGCCTTGCCGCCCAGAAGGGCCAGCATGAGGCGCAGGCGCTGCTCGGCCAGATGCTGTTCAACGGCGACCGCCTGCCGCGCCAGGCCGCCCGCGGCCTGATGTGGCTGACGCTGGCGCGAGACAGCGCCGGCACCGAAGAGACCTGGATCAAGGAAAGCTACAACCGTGCCTTCTCCAAGGCTTCTGACGACGACCGTGCCATGTGCCTGCAACTGCTGGAGCAGTGGGTGCAGGGGCAGGGCCGCCGGTAG
- a CDS encoding deoxyguanosinetriphosphate triphosphohydrolase, which produces MSVGMAAPRAPYACDPDRSRGRLVAEPPSRTRSPFRRDCDRVIHSTAFRRLKYKTQVFVFHEGDHYRTRLTHSLEVAQIARALARQLGLDEDLTETLALAHDLGHPPFGHAGERALDACLKDFGGFDHNAQTLRVVGSLEHRYPEFDGLNLTWESLEGIVKHNGPLTDRNGAPVGRYREHGVPVGIADYIKTYDLELWSFASLEAQVAALADDIAYDAHDIDDGLRAGLFHLDDLKVMPLTAEIIAETSAHYPDLEDVRRGAELVRELISHLIGAVFAEAQKNLAAVKPQSAQDVRQQSRALIAFPAEVAEEEAAIKRFLYQHMYRHKRVMRVMGEAEQILFDLFAKYLTSPAELPPEWLLGAEADDEGDRARRIGNFIAGMTDRFALTEHQRLFDSTPDLR; this is translated from the coding sequence GTGTCCGTCGGAATGGCAGCCCCCCGCGCGCCCTATGCCTGCGATCCCGACCGCAGCCGCGGCCGGCTGGTTGCGGAGCCGCCGAGCCGGACCCGCAGCCCGTTCCGCCGGGATTGCGACCGGGTAATCCATTCCACCGCGTTCCGCCGCCTGAAGTACAAGACGCAGGTGTTCGTGTTCCATGAGGGCGACCATTACCGCACCCGGCTGACCCATTCGCTGGAGGTGGCGCAGATTGCCCGCGCGCTGGCCCGGCAGCTTGGGCTCGACGAGGACCTCACGGAGACGCTGGCCCTTGCCCATGATCTCGGCCATCCGCCGTTCGGCCACGCCGGCGAGCGGGCGCTGGACGCCTGCCTGAAGGATTTTGGCGGCTTCGACCACAACGCCCAGACGCTCCGCGTCGTCGGCTCGCTGGAGCACCGCTATCCCGAGTTCGATGGCTTGAACCTGACCTGGGAGTCGCTGGAGGGCATCGTCAAGCACAACGGCCCGCTGACTGATCGCAACGGTGCGCCGGTCGGGCGCTATCGCGAGCATGGCGTTCCCGTCGGCATCGCTGACTACATCAAGACCTACGATCTCGAATTGTGGAGTTTTGCCTCGCTGGAGGCGCAGGTCGCCGCGCTCGCCGACGACATCGCCTATGACGCCCATGACATCGACGACGGTCTCCGCGCCGGCCTGTTCCACCTCGACGACCTCAAGGTGATGCCACTGACGGCCGAGATCATCGCCGAGACGTCGGCGCATTATCCCGATCTCGAAGACGTCAGGCGCGGCGCTGAGCTGGTGCGCGAGCTGATCTCGCACCTGATCGGCGCAGTATTCGCCGAGGCGCAGAAGAATCTCGCCGCCGTGAAGCCGCAATCGGCCCAGGACGTGCGCCAGCAGAGCCGGGCGCTGATCGCGTTCCCCGCCGAGGTCGCTGAGGAAGAGGCCGCCATCAAGCGCTTCCTCTACCAGCACATGTACCGCCACAAGCGGGTGATGCGGGTGATGGGGGAGGCGGAGCAGATCCTGTTCGACCTGTTCGCGAAATACCTGACATCGCCGGCCGAACTGCCGCCGGAATGGCTGCTGGGGGCGGAGGCGGACGATGAGGGCGACCGGGCCCGCCGGATCGGCAATTTCATTGCCGGAATGACCGACCGTTTCGCCCTGACCGAGCACCAGCGGCTTTTTGACTCGACCCCGGATTTGCGTTAG
- a CDS encoding outer membrane protein codes for MQAFRLGFAAAMVLGGISTASAADLAARPYTKAPPMVAAVYDWTGFYIGLNAGYGWGRNGHQDILPPAGGFWTPFALGFGSTQTVNPEGGVYGGQLGYNWQSANWVFGLEGQFDGASIRRTDISIFFPASDRLSSRINSFATVTGRVGYAFNNWLPYIKGGYAGADLKTSNFDIFGTHLDHGAWRNGYVVGAGVEYAFAGNWIVGAEYNYMEFNKQSFAGPNLTTGAPFGAENFSDSLRLQTVTARISYKFGPSAR; via the coding sequence ATGCAGGCGTTCAGATTAGGTTTTGCGGCAGCGATGGTTCTCGGCGGGATCAGCACGGCGTCCGCCGCCGACCTCGCTGCACGCCCCTACACCAAGGCGCCGCCGATGGTGGCAGCCGTCTATGACTGGACCGGCTTCTATATCGGCCTCAATGCGGGGTACGGCTGGGGGCGCAACGGACATCAGGACATCCTGCCCCCCGCCGGCGGTTTCTGGACGCCCTTCGCGCTCGGATTTGGAAGCACCCAGACCGTCAATCCCGAGGGCGGAGTGTATGGCGGCCAGCTTGGCTACAACTGGCAGTCCGCAAACTGGGTCTTCGGCCTCGAAGGTCAGTTCGACGGCGCCAGCATCCGCCGCACCGACATCAGCATTTTCTTTCCGGCCAGCGACCGTCTGAGCTCGCGTATCAACTCGTTTGCAACTGTGACCGGACGCGTCGGCTACGCCTTCAACAACTGGCTGCCCTACATCAAGGGCGGCTACGCCGGTGCAGATCTGAAGACGAGCAACTTCGACATCTTCGGCACCCATCTCGATCACGGCGCTTGGCGCAACGGCTACGTGGTTGGAGCGGGCGTCGAATATGCCTTTGCAGGCAACTGGATCGTCGGCGCCGAATACAACTACATGGAGTTCAACAAGCAGTCGTTCGCTGGTCCGAACCTAACGACCGGCGCGCCGTTCGGTGCCGAGAACTTCAGCGACAGCCTGCGGCTTCAGACCGTGACCGCTCGCATCAGCTACAAGTTCGGCCCGTCGGCCAGATAG
- the argS gene encoding arginine--tRNA ligase yields the protein MPDTSSAPHLFADVLARVHAVCRALAADANWPEGIDFARVVVEPPRDASHGDMATNAAMVLAKEAKAKPRDLAEQIAERLRADALIAKVDVAGPGFINLTLKPEAWAEALRTVLREGADYGRVRGGSKVNVEYVSANPTGPMHVGHCRGAVFGDALASLLQFGGHDVTREYYINDAGAQVDVLARSAFLRYREALGENVGAMPEGLYPGDYLKPVGAALAKEHGDRLLAMSEAQWLPTVRAKAIAMMMDEIKDDLAALNIRHDVFFSERSLIETGNNKVAETIDFLKAKGDIYEGRLPPPKGAPVEDWEDREQLLFKATAYGDDVDRPLIKSDNSYTYFASDIAYHKNKFDRGFAEMIDVWGADHGGYIKRMQAAVKATTSGKGALDVKIVQLVKLLRNGEPVKMSKRSGDFVTLREVVDEVGQDAVRFMMLYRKNDAVLDFDLAKVMEQSRDNPVFYVQYGHARGHSIFRNARAEVFPELPEDPDKRIAWLGESAVERLSDPVELDLLKRLAIYPRMLEAAAAAHEPHRIAFYLYDLASEFHALWTKGRDLPYLRFIINNDADLTKARLAMVQGVVSVLASGLAILGVHAPDEMR from the coding sequence ATGCCCGACACATCCTCAGCACCGCATTTGTTCGCCGACGTGCTCGCACGCGTGCACGCCGTCTGCCGCGCGCTCGCGGCGGACGCCAATTGGCCCGAGGGCATCGATTTCGCGCGCGTGGTGGTCGAGCCGCCGCGCGACGCCTCCCATGGCGACATGGCGACCAACGCCGCCATGGTGCTTGCCAAAGAGGCAAAGGCAAAGCCGCGCGACCTCGCCGAGCAGATCGCGGAGCGGCTGCGCGCTGACGCACTGATTGCCAAGGTCGACGTCGCCGGTCCCGGCTTCATCAATTTGACGCTGAAGCCCGAGGCCTGGGCCGAGGCTCTGCGCACGGTGTTGCGCGAGGGCGCCGATTACGGACGCGTCCGCGGCGGCTCCAAGGTCAATGTCGAATATGTTTCGGCCAATCCGACCGGGCCGATGCATGTCGGCCATTGCCGCGGCGCCGTGTTCGGCGACGCGCTGGCGAGCCTGCTTCAGTTCGGCGGCCACGACGTCACGCGCGAATACTACATCAACGACGCTGGGGCGCAGGTCGACGTGCTCGCGCGCTCGGCCTTCCTCAGGTATCGCGAGGCGCTCGGCGAAAACGTCGGCGCGATGCCGGAAGGGCTCTATCCCGGCGATTATCTGAAGCCGGTCGGCGCGGCTCTGGCCAAGGAGCACGGCGACAGGCTCCTTGCCATGAGCGAGGCGCAATGGCTTCCGACGGTGCGCGCCAAGGCGATCGCGATGATGATGGACGAGATCAAGGATGATCTCGCCGCCCTCAACATCCGCCACGACGTGTTCTTCTCGGAGCGCTCGCTGATCGAGACCGGCAACAACAAGGTTGCCGAGACCATCGATTTCCTGAAGGCCAAGGGCGACATCTACGAGGGACGCCTGCCGCCGCCGAAGGGCGCGCCGGTGGAGGACTGGGAAGACCGCGAGCAACTGCTGTTCAAGGCCACCGCCTATGGCGACGACGTCGATCGTCCGCTGATCAAGTCGGACAATTCCTACACCTACTTCGCCTCCGACATCGCCTACCACAAGAACAAGTTCGACCGTGGTTTCGCCGAGATGATCGACGTCTGGGGCGCCGACCATGGCGGCTACATCAAGCGCATGCAGGCGGCGGTGAAGGCGACGACCTCCGGCAAGGGTGCGCTCGACGTCAAGATCGTCCAGCTGGTGAAGTTGCTGCGCAACGGCGAGCCGGTGAAAATGTCGAAGCGGAGCGGGGACTTCGTCACCTTGCGTGAGGTGGTGGATGAAGTCGGCCAGGACGCCGTCCGCTTCATGATGCTCTACCGCAAGAACGACGCGGTGCTCGACTTCGACCTTGCCAAGGTCATGGAACAGTCGCGCGACAACCCGGTGTTCTATGTCCAGTACGGCCATGCCCGCGGCCACTCGATCTTCCGCAATGCGCGGGCCGAGGTGTTCCCGGAACTCCCGGAGGATCCGGACAAGCGGATCGCCTGGCTTGGTGAGTCGGCCGTGGAACGGCTGTCGGACCCGGTCGAGCTCGATCTTCTCAAGCGCCTCGCAATTTATCCGCGCATGCTGGAAGCAGCCGCCGCGGCCCATGAGCCGCACCGAATTGCCTTCTATCTCTATGATTTAGCCAGCGAATTTCATGCACTTTGGACGAAGGGGCGCGATTTGCCCTATTTACGCTTCATTATCAATAATGATGCAGATCTAACAAAGGCGCGGCTGGCCATGGTCCAGGGCGTCGTCTCCGTCCTGGCATCGGGCCTCGCCATCCTCGGCGTCCATGCTCCGGACGAGATGCGGTAG